The following is a genomic window from Nitrospira sp..
CGCCTTGAAGGCCGCCATCGTGCGCTCTTTCTCGGCCGTCGGAAGTCTTCCGTGGAGTAGGCCGACCCGCGCCCACGGAAAGACCTCGTGCTGCAGGTGTTCTGCCCCTTGCATCGCCGCCTTGAGATCGACCTTCTCGGACTCCTCGACCAATGGATAGACGATATAGACCTGGCGCCCGGCCTTCAATTCGTCCCCCACCAATTGCCAAGCCCTATACCGCTGCCCCTCGCTATAGAGTAACGTCCGCACCGGTTTGCGGCCGGGCGGCAACATATCGATTACCGACACATCCAAGTCTCCGTAGATGGTCATCGCCAACGTGCGAGGAATCGGCGTGGCCGTCATCACCAGGACATCCGGCCGATAGCCCTTGTCGAGCAGGGTCTTTCGCTGCAGCACGCCGAACTTATGTTGTTCATCGATAATGGCCAACCCGAGCTTGGCAAACTTGACCTGCCTCTGGATCAATGCGTGGGTTCCAATGGCGACTTGAGCCGTGCCGGATTCCAATTGCTTCAGCTTTTCCTTGCGCCCTTTGATTTTGCCTCCGCTCGTCAGAAGGACGACCTTCAGCCCCACCGCTTCCAGCAGAGGTTTGAGATTCAGATAATGCTGTTCGGCCAGGATTTCGGTCGGCGCCATCAGCGCCGTTTGGCAACCGGATCCACAGGCCATGACCAGGGCATGGAGCGCCACCACCGTCTTTCCGGAGCCGACATCCCCTTGCACGAGTCGATTCATCGGTCGCGAGCCCACCATATCGGCCTGGATCTCGCGGAACACACGTTCCTGCGCCGCCGTGAGCGTGACGGGGAGGACCTTTGCCAGTTCCTTCAACTGCGGTACATGGGGATTGAAGCGAAACGGCTTACACTCCTCCTTTGTCTCCTGTTGGCGACGGATCATGGCCGCCTGCAACAGAAACAGTTCTTCGAAAGCCAACCGGCGGTGGGCCGGCGTGATGCCCTGGTCGAGTGCGGTAAGATCACTGTCGGACGGTGGATAATGCACATGCTGGATGGCCTCACCGATCGGCGGCAGCCGGTGACGTACGCGCACCGACAGCGGCAACACTTCTTCGACTTCGGCTCCATGTTCCGTCAGCAGCCCATGGATCAGGATCCGCATGTGGCGGGACGTCCACCCTTTCGTCTCATGGTAAATCGGCACGATCCGCCCCACATGGAGCAGCTCATCGTCTCCGTCGCTCAGCACTTCGAATTGAGTCACTTCCAACCGACTATCCATCCATCCGCGTCGGCCGGCGACGACACGTCCGACCATCATGACCCGCTCGCCTTGTTTTAAAATCTTTTCCAAATAGGGCTGGTTGAAGAATAGGGCATGCAGGGTCCCGGTTCCATCCTGAACAGCCACATCGAGAATCGACAGGCGGCGGAACTTCGCGCGCGTCGCCTCCGCTTGGACGATCACCCCGCAGATTGTGCAGGAACCTCCCGGCATCAGTTTGGCCACTGGGGTAATGACAGAACGGTCCTCATAGCGCCATGGAAGGGTCCACAGCGCCTGCTCGACCGTGCGGATACCCAGCCGCTCCAGCAGGAGGATTCGTTTCGGCCCTACCCCTTTCGCAAACTGAATCGGGCAGTCCCACAGGGGTCGTGCAGGGCCGGGACGAGCCTGGCGTGGCACAGGCTGGCACAGTACGGGAATAACGTCCTGCGAATGGCTTGTGCGCTTCCCCTCCTGCAAACGGCGGAGGAGCTCCAGCGCCAGCCTGAGCCGTTCCCGTTGCTCAGGTGGTGTCAGCCTACTATGAAAATCGACGAACAGATTACGCAACGCCAGTAGGTCGGTTTCAAGCGCCCGGGGGTAGACCCGCTCACCCATGACACCGATCACCTGCTCCGACACGAACCGGTCGAGATTCCTGACCGTCGCGAGGTGAGCGTAGGCGTCGCGGCAGGCAAATTCAATCGGTCTGGTCACACGTTGAAGGAAGGCCTGGAACGAATCGTGGGGGTCAGGGGGAGCAGGACGTGGCATCCTGGAGCAGGATCGTACCACAGCCCTGTCTGCTGCTCAACGAGCGGTATCGCCGACGATACGGCGGGCCGCACGGCGGAGGCGTCGCTGTTTTTGTGACTTTCCTTGGTGCCCCCCCGACTCGGTGTTAGAGTGATTCTGCGTAGGGTATGCAGAGGGAGCCCCATGTATCGACGCAACATCAAACACATTCTGGGGCTGCTTGCCCTCCTGATCGGCCTCTTCATTGTTTATCAAACCTGGCTGAAGCCCCGCTATTTCCACGATCCGCCGTCTCCCGCCCCGCCGGTGATCGTCGAAGACACGCCCCCTGCATCCTCGGCTCCCGTGGCGCCGCCACAAATACCGGCCGCGACTGAGGCAAAGCGGCCTCGTACGATCGATCCCGTCAGCATTCCGGTCCCGAGACATTCCGAATTGCTCAGTGCCATTCATGACGAGTTGGAGAAACACAATGTCGCCCTGGCGCAGATGAAGCTGGAAGAACTTCCGTCGTCGCTTCTGACGGAATCGGCTACCAAGAGACACGTCGCCATTCTGTGGAATAACCTCGGCATCCTTCAGGAAAAAACCGGTGGAACCGAAGTGTCGGTGAAAGCCTTTAAAAAAGCCGTTTCCCTCGACCCTCAAAACCCGGTGGCCCACCTCAACCTGGCTCATGCCTATTGGGGTCTCCGAGACCCGGCGCTCACCGATGAGTTCCTCAAAAAAGTCATGACCCTGGTCCCGGACGAACCCTTCCCGCACGTAGCCCTTGCGGATCTGCTCCAAGAGCGGGATCAGCTCACAGAGGCCAGCAAACACCTGGTACAGGCGAAGGAACGCATCAAGAAGGACCCCGGCCTTCAATCCTACTTGAAGGTGGTCACTGCGAAGGTGCAGCGCGCCGAGAAGGTCGAAGAGAAACTTTCATCTCGCAACAGCGTCCACTTCACGGTCAAGTATGACGGCAGCGATGATCCCGCGACCTGGACCACGGTTCTCGATATTCTCGAAGAGGCCTATCGAGAGGTCGGCCAGAAGTTCAATTTTTTTCCCTCAAAACCGATCATCGTCGTCCTCCACACGAACAATCAGTTCCAAAGCGCCACCGGGAGTCCCAGTTGGGCCGACGGCCTGTTTGACCCGGTCCTCGGGCGCATCCAAATTCCTACGCAAGGAGCAGCCACTGATCGAGCCTGGTTGACCCGCGTGCTTCGGCACGAGTTCGTCCATGCCCTGATCCATGAGGAATCGGGGACAACCGGCGGAGCTATTCCCACCTGGCTCAACGAAGGGTTGGCCATGCAACTGGCCGGAGATCCCTGGCAGGAACTGAAAGACGTGCTACGGGGAGACCACAACCTGATTCCATTGACGGCTCTGGAGGGGAGCTGGGAGAACCTACCGGCCGAGAAAGTCGGGCTTGCCTACATGGAAGCGACGACCGCCACGCATTATCTGATTGAACGATTCGGCATGCACAAGGTCCATGAAGTGCTCGTCCACCTGAAAGCCCGCCAAACCATCGCCGCAGCCATGCAAGACCGGCTCTTGTTGTCCTACGATCACTTCCAGCAACAATGGGCCGAGAGCCTCGGCGCCACATTGGCCCAACCGAAATCCTGACTGCTATCGCAGCGCCGTCCGATACGGGGACATTCTCTCCGCTCCATTACTATTCCACAGGGGTATCGCCTGAGGATGGGAGTCGTTGTCGTCCGACTCGGTCAGCGGATCTTCAATGCGATCGAGCCGTTCGAATGAATCTTCCCACAGCAACGTTCCTGAAGTGCGATCGTAGGTCCGCACGACCAAATTGAAAATATGCCCGATGGGGTCGCCGACCCGCCTCACGCTCGGAGCATCGAACAACACCCCTTCCACCGCCGCTCGCTTTCGAATGCCGGGAGCAAATTGATCCTGCCACACCAATCCACCTGTGACAGGATTGACGGCCCGCACGGAGAACAAGGTTTGGAGGTCTTTCGGTGAAGCGTCCGAGATTCGAACCATCGAAGGGTTGCGAGGAATGATCCTGGCGCTAGTCTTCGTCATCCCTCCTTCCCCTTCCTTCAGCAAATTCAATTGCCCTTCCCAGAGAAACCGCCCGGTTTCTGCGTCATACACCCTCAGCATAAAGGCCGACTTCCCCTTCGCATCGGTTCCGATCCCTCCGGCGAAAATCCGTCCCTTATTCCCATCATGCTCGGCAGCGCCCTCTTCCTTGATATTCACATCGAATGAATCCTCCGAC
Proteins encoded in this region:
- a CDS encoding ATP-dependent DNA helicase RecG, whose product is MPRPAPPDPHDSFQAFLQRVTRPIEFACRDAYAHLATVRNLDRFVSEQVIGVMGERVYPRALETDLLALRNLFVDFHSRLTPPEQRERLRLALELLRRLQEGKRTSHSQDVIPVLCQPVPRQARPGPARPLWDCPIQFAKGVGPKRILLLERLGIRTVEQALWTLPWRYEDRSVITPVAKLMPGGSCTICGVIVQAEATRAKFRRLSILDVAVQDGTGTLHALFFNQPYLEKILKQGERVMMVGRVVAGRRGWMDSRLEVTQFEVLSDGDDELLHVGRIVPIYHETKGWTSRHMRILIHGLLTEHGAEVEEVLPLSVRVRHRLPPIGEAIQHVHYPPSDSDLTALDQGITPAHRRLAFEELFLLQAAMIRRQQETKEECKPFRFNPHVPQLKELAKVLPVTLTAAQERVFREIQADMVGSRPMNRLVQGDVGSGKTVVALHALVMACGSGCQTALMAPTEILAEQHYLNLKPLLEAVGLKVVLLTSGGKIKGRKEKLKQLESGTAQVAIGTHALIQRQVKFAKLGLAIIDEQHKFGVLQRKTLLDKGYRPDVLVMTATPIPRTLAMTIYGDLDVSVIDMLPPGRKPVRTLLYSEGQRYRAWQLVGDELKAGRQVYIVYPLVEESEKVDLKAAMQGAEHLQHEVFPWARVGLLHGRLPTAEKERTMAAFKAGTIQVLVATTVIEVGVDVPNATVMVVEHAERFGLAQLHQLRGRVGRGVHQSLCLLMASYLAREARTLVDRDGRPKKHVSDAQQRLQAILKSHDGFVIAEEDLKIRGPGEFLGLRQWGVPEFRAANLLRDVDLLEQARREAHRLLEQDPGLTSPQHQALKAAMLRRWQAQLALGDVS
- a CDS encoding TPR domain protein codes for the protein MYRRNIKHILGLLALLIGLFIVYQTWLKPRYFHDPPSPAPPVIVEDTPPASSAPVAPPQIPAATEAKRPRTIDPVSIPVPRHSELLSAIHDELEKHNVALAQMKLEELPSSLLTESATKRHVAILWNNLGILQEKTGGTEVSVKAFKKAVSLDPQNPVAHLNLAHAYWGLRDPALTDEFLKKVMTLVPDEPFPHVALADLLQERDQLTEASKHLVQAKERIKKDPGLQSYLKVVTAKVQRAEKVEEKLSSRNSVHFTVKYDGSDDPATWTTVLDILEEAYREVGQKFNFFPSKPIIVVLHTNNQFQSATGSPSWADGLFDPVLGRIQIPTQGAATDRAWLTRVLRHEFVHALIHEESGTTGGAIPTWLNEGLAMQLAGDPWQELKDVLRGDHNLIPLTALEGSWENLPAEKVGLAYMEATTATHYLIERFGMHKVHEVLVHLKARQTIAAAMQDRLLLSYDHFQQQWAESLGATLAQPKS